A DNA window from Acidobacteriota bacterium contains the following coding sequences:
- a CDS encoding tetratricopeptide repeat protein has translation MQAYWEGLDYFQQAIASQDPSQARRLFSRALEFFRRGAAESHPFDLAVYYTGLTLARLGRLEEAIPYLRQTIRDFEEAPVRRLGLSRAYADLGTALCLSGRGAEALETFALARSGDRDSALLHLQGGICHYRLKRFDDAVAYLERAAQLDSEIRLRARYHIGLAYLGLEREEEALQTFRTVVSEAPESETAVRARGLIASLEGLGSGAAPKAGKLWQLRFSAGTQYDSNVLLQPEESPVFRRPTDEADVRLVVTAGGGLELWNGEAGYLRAQYDFLYTRHSDLEDFNLQSHRPRLQAAWRAGRGFRLGVEGGAPFYRLGGQDYLRQIYLKPFAAFFLGSSGYVEAFYQYTDQDFRIDFFDPQRDGRSQEAGGRYFWLLDGFQRHLYFGYKYIEDNPERVSGNDFQYSGHQFELGCRFPLAGRSSLDIGYAFRHQDYPFPINLDPLGRIRQDDSHQIQFTFRRPLNDYLRLQADYLGQFNNSTIEAFEYRRNIASIAIHFDF, from the coding sequence ATGCAGGCTTACTGGGAGGGGCTGGACTATTTTCAGCAGGCCATCGCCAGCCAGGACCCGAGCCAGGCCCGCCGATTGTTCAGCCGGGCCCTGGAGTTTTTCCGCCGGGGCGCCGCTGAATCGCACCCCTTCGACTTGGCGGTCTACTACACGGGCTTGACCCTGGCCAGGCTGGGACGGTTGGAAGAGGCCATTCCCTATCTGCGCCAGACGATCCGCGACTTCGAGGAGGCCCCGGTCCGACGTTTGGGCCTTAGCCGGGCCTACGCCGACTTGGGAACCGCGCTGTGCCTGAGCGGTCGTGGCGCTGAGGCACTGGAGACTTTCGCGCTGGCACGCTCCGGGGACCGGGATTCTGCCCTGCTTCATCTGCAGGGGGGGATATGCCATTATCGACTCAAGCGATTCGACGATGCCGTGGCTTACTTAGAGAGGGCTGCTCAGTTGGATTCTGAGATCCGACTTCGAGCCAGGTACCACATCGGTTTGGCCTATCTTGGGCTGGAACGCGAGGAAGAAGCCCTGCAGACCTTCCGCACCGTCGTCAGCGAGGCACCAGAGTCTGAGACGGCTGTCCGAGCCCGTGGTCTCATCGCCAGTCTGGAAGGCCTCGGTTCCGGAGCGGCTCCAAAGGCCGGCAAGTTGTGGCAACTGCGGTTCTCAGCGGGAACCCAATACGACTCCAACGTCCTCCTCCAGCCTGAAGAAAGCCCTGTCTTCCGCAGGCCCACCGATGAGGCGGACGTTCGCCTGGTGGTGACGGCGGGCGGGGGTCTTGAATTGTGGAACGGCGAGGCCGGATACCTGCGCGCACAATACGACTTCCTCTACACTCGCCACTCCGACTTGGAGGATTTCAATCTTCAGTCCCACCGTCCCCGCCTGCAAGCCGCCTGGCGGGCGGGAAGAGGCTTTCGCCTGGGAGTGGAGGGAGGAGCGCCCTTCTACAGGTTGGGCGGCCAAGACTACCTGCGTCAAATCTACCTCAAGCCCTTCGCAGCCTTCTTCCTGGGTTCCTCGGGCTACGTCGAAGCCTTCTATCAGTACACCGACCAGGATTTCCGAATCGACTTCTTCGATCCCCAGCGCGACGGCCGCAGCCAGGAGGCCGGCGGACGCTACTTTTGGCTGCTCGACGGGTTTCAGAGGCATCTCTATTTCGGGTACAAGTACATTGAGGACAATCCCGAGAGGGTCTCCGGCAACGATTTCCAGTACTCCGGCCATCAGTTCGAATTGGGCTGCCGCTTCCCGCTAGCCGGGCGTTCCAGCCTCGATATCGGCTACGCCTTCCGTCACCAAGATTATCCCTTCCCCATCAACCTCGACCCCCTTGGGCGCATTCGCCAGGACGACAGCCACCAGATCCAGTTCACCTTTCGGCGTCCTCTTAACGATTACCTGCGGCTTCAGGCGGATTATCTGGGACAGTTCAACAACTCGACGATCGAGGCCTTCGAATACCGTCGCAATATCGCCTCGATCGCCATCCATTTCGACTTTTGA
- a CDS encoding YifB family Mg chelatase-like AAA ATPase produces the protein MLLKIQSAYVEGIQAQLIDVEVDYSVSAKPRYHVVGLPDTAIRESGERVRAAIRNCGLYYPSSGTITVNLAPADFKKEGSCYDLPIALALLGMSDALPPRSLRGWLILGELSLDGKVRPIKGALPVALSAQKAGVKRLLLPPGSSEEAAVVDGIEVFCAETLPQVCKMLENDPVSDKPVQVRKQDLTNPPGLYRPDFAEVKGQQSAKRALEVACAGGHNILMIGPPGSGKTMLAKRIPSILPRMSFTEALETTAIHSVTGLLSSRRRFLVERPFRAPHHTISFAGLVGGGAVPRPGEVSLAHNGVLFLDELPEFQRHVLEVLRQPLEDGEVTISRAARTLTFPSRFMLAAAMNPCPCGYHGSAVKQCACTPPQIHRYRSKISGPLMDRIDLHIEVAEVPYRELTAKPDGEPSKNIAARVRESRRLQLERFKREGVYCNAQMGPRELESLCGLTLRAQNRLRQAIERLGFSARTYDRVLKVARTIADLEASDILSATHISEAIQYRTLDRHDWTDPG, from the coding sequence ATGCTGCTCAAGATTCAGAGCGCTTATGTGGAGGGCATCCAGGCGCAGTTGATCGACGTCGAAGTCGACTATTCCGTCAGCGCCAAGCCCCGCTACCACGTGGTGGGCCTTCCCGACACGGCCATCCGCGAAAGCGGCGAGCGGGTGCGGGCGGCCATCCGCAACTGCGGACTCTACTATCCCAGCTCGGGGACCATCACCGTCAATCTGGCGCCGGCCGATTTCAAGAAGGAGGGAAGCTGCTACGACCTGCCCATCGCCTTGGCCCTGCTGGGAATGAGCGACGCCCTGCCTCCACGATCCCTGCGCGGCTGGCTCATCCTGGGCGAGTTGTCGCTGGACGGCAAGGTGCGTCCCATCAAGGGCGCTTTGCCGGTGGCGCTGAGCGCCCAGAAGGCCGGAGTCAAGCGGCTGCTGCTTCCGCCGGGCAGTTCCGAGGAAGCCGCCGTGGTGGACGGCATCGAGGTCTTCTGTGCCGAGACGCTGCCCCAGGTCTGCAAGATGCTCGAGAACGACCCCGTCAGCGACAAGCCCGTGCAGGTCCGCAAGCAGGACCTGACCAACCCGCCCGGCCTTTACCGTCCTGACTTCGCTGAGGTCAAGGGCCAGCAGTCGGCCAAGCGGGCTCTGGAGGTGGCCTGCGCCGGCGGCCACAACATCCTCATGATCGGCCCGCCCGGCTCGGGCAAAACCATGCTGGCCAAACGCATCCCTTCCATCCTGCCCCGCATGAGCTTCACGGAAGCGCTGGAGACCACCGCTATTCACTCGGTCACCGGACTGCTCAGCTCTCGGCGCCGATTCCTGGTCGAGCGTCCCTTCCGGGCGCCCCACCACACCATCTCCTTCGCCGGACTGGTGGGCGGCGGAGCCGTCCCGCGTCCGGGCGAGGTGTCGCTGGCTCACAACGGCGTCCTCTTCCTGGACGAGCTGCCCGAGTTTCAGCGTCACGTGCTGGAAGTCCTGCGCCAGCCGCTGGAGGACGGCGAGGTCACCATCAGCCGCGCCGCCCGCACCCTCACATTCCCTTCCCGCTTTATGCTGGCGGCGGCCATGAACCCCTGCCCCTGCGGCTATCACGGCAGCGCCGTCAAGCAGTGCGCCTGCACGCCGCCCCAGATCCACCGCTACCGCAGCAAGATCTCGGGTCCGCTGATGGACCGCATCGACCTGCATATCGAAGTGGCCGAAGTGCCTTACCGGGAGCTGACCGCCAAGCCTGACGGCGAGCCGTCCAAAAACATCGCCGCCCGGGTGCGCGAGTCGCGCCGCCTTCAACTCGAGCGCTTCAAGCGCGAGGGCGTCTACTGCAACGCCCAGATGGGCCCCCGCGAACTGGAATCGCTATGCGGACTCACCCTCAGAGCCCAAAACCGCCTGCGCCAGGCCATCGAGCGACTCGGCTTCTCGGCCCGCACCTACGACCGCGTCCTCAAAGTGGCCCGGACCATCGCCGACCTGGAAGCCTCCGACATCCTCTCCGCCACCCACATCTCCGAAGCCATCCAATACCGAACCCTCGACCGCCACGACTGGACCGACCCCGGCTGA
- a CDS encoding TIR domain-containing protein has protein sequence MPETSDPTVKEPSAGSDVAEPDLFICYAREQKPFVKALCKRLEADYGIWVDWKDIKPSREWLREIFNAIEEAPAFICVLSPDSAASEVVPMEMEHAVKNEKRIIPLVRVKPEADDPVEAWPAKIHDLNWIFATEQDEFEKAFGELLTAIESDWDWLEAHNHFRNEALKWKRAKRRRGMLISDKVELKAGETFLARPSPQHESPTPLEREFIKESRKWYRRKRILLASASVLVLVGTLLALGQIWLVRQGERIEALLTEAAKPEQPQSAKALWAAEAVRSSLALDNMYGRAVWPFFPQSKTVRAQKALLQVLPLIPEQLAEARLEEKLIGGAVHPLKKRMGAFGGQRLLVWDWDSGNPPREVPLSGHLAESDDISWAVFHPRGKLLAVLTQGGETFPIDIDSDTPQVGEPLHHEVGPEKLSMVETSGEVVLAATGYDGVEEWRERDGRFEKVRTKAHCYAEDEIGPDRVALSPDGRHMAVSVLLEDGLSSRVYLLERGADQPLQLLLPREGLIQVLAYSQDGDLLAIGGLSGVKVVEVRGRASGSIWEHQFIQGAPDPIRKDVLMTDPGDVVSADFSPDGSLVALGLSNFNAEVWDFRSNQPVLRIDHPGIVHTVAFQDAGNLATISQPGQLADPSLMASWSPLGSGERSRYTHDVSIGAMAYSGDGGRLVLCGRSSQASLWNSREGSGRLLISSGQANQILDCSVSPDGERVLLSTAGGAVLWTGQDTVATLIPGPGFSRAAWGRGGRLALGVNQSPPKVFLGQSAAADSFRELPIEGPEPIRSLVFSPDSEQLVLARGSRIELWSSLADQPLLQSQRSYDKPVADIAFGPRGRWLALAVDSRIRIWAPATEEERQLEAGGIVKDLAFDRDGLYLAGAVAFSAKVWQWRQGRLIAEIENDGRVAQVAFHPGSRERLLTVASKQTARSVLWHPQDLLDEACRRSVQKRLNGTPSAEIDPSQLSPTCPASDHGN, from the coding sequence GTGCCCGAGACAAGCGACCCGACGGTAAAAGAGCCTTCGGCTGGTTCCGACGTAGCAGAGCCCGATCTCTTCATCTGTTACGCGCGGGAGCAGAAACCGTTCGTCAAGGCCCTATGCAAACGGCTTGAGGCTGACTACGGAATCTGGGTGGATTGGAAGGACATCAAGCCTTCCCGAGAGTGGTTGAGGGAAATCTTCAATGCCATCGAAGAGGCACCCGCCTTCATCTGCGTCCTCTCGCCCGACTCTGCCGCCTCGGAGGTGGTGCCTATGGAGATGGAGCATGCTGTCAAGAATGAGAAGCGCATCATTCCTCTGGTGCGCGTAAAGCCCGAGGCCGACGATCCTGTAGAAGCCTGGCCTGCCAAGATTCACGACTTGAACTGGATCTTCGCCACTGAGCAGGACGAGTTTGAGAAGGCCTTCGGGGAGCTGCTGACGGCCATCGAAAGCGACTGGGATTGGCTTGAGGCACACAATCACTTCCGCAATGAGGCACTGAAATGGAAACGGGCCAAGCGGCGGCGCGGCATGCTGATCAGCGACAAGGTCGAATTGAAGGCCGGAGAGACGTTTCTCGCCCGCCCCAGTCCCCAGCACGAAAGTCCAACTCCTCTTGAGCGCGAATTCATCAAGGAGAGTCGCAAGTGGTACCGGCGCAAGAGGATCTTGCTGGCCTCCGCCTCGGTCCTGGTCTTGGTCGGGACGCTGCTGGCTCTGGGACAGATCTGGCTGGTCCGCCAGGGAGAGCGCATCGAGGCGCTCTTGACCGAGGCCGCGAAACCGGAACAACCTCAAAGCGCCAAGGCCCTCTGGGCGGCTGAAGCCGTCAGGAGTTCCCTGGCATTAGATAACATGTACGGCAGAGCCGTTTGGCCCTTTTTCCCCCAATCGAAGACCGTTCGAGCCCAGAAGGCTCTGCTCCAGGTCTTGCCCTTGATTCCCGAGCAACTGGCCGAAGCCAGGCTTGAAGAGAAGTTGATTGGGGGTGCCGTGCATCCCCTGAAGAAGCGCATGGGGGCATTCGGCGGCCAGCGGCTGCTGGTTTGGGATTGGGACAGCGGCAACCCGCCGCGGGAGGTGCCTCTGTCCGGTCATCTTGCAGAGTCCGACGACATTTCGTGGGCGGTCTTTCACCCCCGGGGGAAGTTGCTGGCCGTCCTGACTCAGGGGGGCGAGACCTTTCCCATCGATATCGATAGCGATACCCCGCAGGTCGGAGAGCCCCTCCATCATGAGGTGGGCCCCGAGAAGCTTTCCATGGTAGAGACCTCGGGCGAGGTCGTTCTGGCGGCAACTGGCTATGACGGCGTGGAAGAGTGGCGGGAGCGCGACGGGCGATTCGAGAAGGTCAGGACCAAGGCCCACTGTTATGCCGAGGATGAAATTGGGCCCGACAGGGTGGCCTTGAGTCCCGATGGCCGTCACATGGCGGTATCCGTCCTCCTGGAGGATGGACTCAGCTCTCGGGTTTACCTGCTGGAGCGCGGCGCGGACCAGCCCTTGCAACTGCTCCTCCCCAGGGAAGGCCTCATTCAGGTCCTCGCTTATTCACAGGACGGCGACCTTCTCGCCATCGGCGGACTGTCGGGGGTCAAGGTGGTTGAGGTCAGGGGAAGAGCCAGCGGCAGCATTTGGGAGCATCAGTTCATCCAGGGAGCACCAGATCCGATTAGAAAGGATGTGCTCATGACCGACCCTGGTGACGTGGTTTCGGCCGACTTCAGCCCCGACGGCAGCCTGGTGGCCTTGGGGCTTTCCAACTTCAACGCCGAGGTTTGGGACTTTCGGTCCAACCAGCCGGTATTGCGTATCGATCATCCAGGAATCGTCCACACGGTGGCCTTTCAAGATGCCGGCAACCTGGCCACCATCAGCCAGCCTGGGCAGCTCGCCGATCCAAGCCTGATGGCTTCCTGGAGTCCGCTTGGGAGCGGGGAGCGGAGCCGTTACACGCATGACGTCAGCATCGGCGCCATGGCCTACAGCGGGGACGGAGGCCGGCTTGTCCTCTGCGGTCGAAGCTCCCAGGCCAGCCTGTGGAACTCAAGGGAGGGTTCCGGGCGGCTTCTCATCTCGTCGGGCCAGGCCAACCAGATCCTGGATTGCTCCGTCAGCCCCGACGGCGAGAGGGTCTTGCTCTCAACGGCTGGGGGAGCCGTTTTGTGGACTGGCCAGGACACGGTTGCAACGCTTATTCCAGGGCCTGGGTTCAGCCGCGCGGCCTGGGGTCGCGGAGGACGACTGGCCCTCGGGGTCAACCAGAGTCCTCCCAAGGTTTTCTTGGGACAGTCAGCCGCGGCTGACTCGTTTCGCGAATTGCCTATCGAAGGGCCGGAACCGATCCGGTCCCTCGTTTTCAGTCCCGATTCGGAGCAGTTGGTCTTGGCCCGTGGAAGCCGGATCGAGTTGTGGTCGTCACTCGCTGATCAGCCCCTCTTGCAATCGCAGCGCAGTTACGACAAGCCGGTCGCCGATATCGCCTTCGGTCCCCGAGGCCGGTGGCTCGCCTTGGCCGTGGACAGCCGCATCCGGATCTGGGCTCCCGCGACGGAAGAAGAGAGGCAGCTTGAAGCGGGAGGCATCGTCAAGGACCTTGCTTTCGATCGCGACGGACTGTATCTAGCTGGCGCGGTTGCTTTCAGCGCGAAGGTGTGGCAGTGGCGCCAAGGGCGCTTGATCGCGGAGATCGAAAACGATGGTAGGGTCGCTCAAGTCGCTTTCCACCCCGGATCCAGGGAGCGTCTCTTGACCGTAGCCTCCAAGCAAACCGCGCGCAGCGTTCTCTGGCATCCTCAAGACCTGCTCGACGAGGCTTGCCGCCGCTCGGTCCAAAAGCGACTCAACGGCACCCCGTCGGCTGAAATCGACCCCTCCCAGCTCTCTCCGACTTGTCCAGCCTCTGATCATGGCAACTGA
- a CDS encoding VOC family protein, with protein sequence MELGAFSVSLAVKDIEASKAFYEKLGFAVFAGDPSQNWLIMKNGEHAIGLFQGMFEKNILTFNPGWNSEAQPLEEFTDVRDLQRQLKERGVEMATEADENSTGPASFVIVDPDGNPILVDQHV encoded by the coding sequence ATGGAACTGGGAGCTTTTTCCGTCAGCCTGGCCGTGAAAGATATCGAGGCTTCTAAGGCGTTTTACGAAAAGTTGGGCTTTGCAGTCTTCGCCGGAGACCCATCGCAGAATTGGCTGATCATGAAGAACGGCGAACACGCCATCGGGCTCTTTCAGGGCATGTTCGAGAAGAACATTCTCACATTCAACCCGGGCTGGAACAGCGAAGCCCAGCCGCTGGAAGAATTCACCGATGTTCGGGACCTTCAGCGCCAGTTAAAGGAGCGCGGCGTAGAGATGGCGACAGAAGCGGACGAGAACTCCACCGGCCCGGCGAGCTTCGTGATTGTCGATCCAGACGGAAATCCCATTCTCGTCGATCAACACGTCTAG
- a CDS encoding choice-of-anchor Q domain-containing protein: MPRIIRPLCFLTAAFIALWAGPLEAAEFRVTMTADRNAGPCLPASCSLREAVLSANANPGPDEILLTSGRSYLLTLQGGGENQGLVGDLDITDSVTIRAEGTLPALISAEGLGDRVIDIRISDLQAAVIRLKRLVIQGGEAGSEEGGGIRVEALPGLSFPLVELKVSDSEVTRNVAGRGGGLAAVGASVMVSNSVFRDNEALAGCGLAEGCSGGAVSLRNPAGKVSQISSSSFLDNQAAEAGGAFALINASLDLRNATIHGNHAEIGGGAFELIATVTQVISLNHCTVVDNTSAGGGLAERGLPDNQSRVEFSNSLFFANSPRVCPGPRLVTLGGNLISPQCQSSHPDDVMSDQPRLGPLQNNDSIEGAALTMALMPGSPAIDQAQSSSCSRLDQRGGRRGIDGDPDRNTLGECDIGAYEAPPFQPATFTLSQPAAFQLADPVAGYRMVGSPLAGVGPASFLSRLIGQEPGPSTWLLFRYDTAQARYRPWAEDDPFFDFDPGRGFWLIVGGGLPSSSVEGIVNDASGAPYFLPLQRDAGWQQISSPFQFELEWGCIAQRLPPGASSQLLGFGPSGQAPEAVGLEPEASMRPARGYWFFLTQEHLEAQLFQGGFGPSDGDPFIEIPPLCGMLPAQSLMPKGRVARPSARPRGWLLRLSAVSGSLADDHNILGVDSAAEDGLDPLDQREAPSIHGLTLYFPQPEWSAQWPRFSADVRGLERRPSGFSGRQWMFEVRTPPSAQSVELSWSLSGLAPERLLLWDEFAGRWSDMLELNRYSFAAGPQNPRRFWVFQPAPAAPRR, translated from the coding sequence ATGCCTCGAATAATCCGACCTCTCTGCTTCCTGACCGCGGCCTTCATCGCTCTTTGGGCCGGACCGCTCGAAGCGGCTGAATTCAGGGTCACCATGACCGCCGACAGGAACGCTGGCCCTTGCCTGCCTGCCTCCTGCTCGCTGCGCGAAGCCGTGCTGTCTGCCAATGCCAACCCAGGGCCCGATGAAATCCTCTTGACCTCCGGCAGGAGCTACCTCCTGACCCTTCAAGGCGGCGGCGAGAACCAAGGACTCGTGGGAGACCTCGACATCACCGACTCGGTGACCATACGCGCCGAGGGCACGCTCCCGGCTTTGATTTCGGCTGAGGGCCTCGGCGACCGGGTGATCGATATCCGCATCAGCGATCTTCAAGCGGCGGTGATCCGACTCAAGCGCCTGGTGATCCAGGGCGGGGAGGCCGGGTCTGAGGAGGGAGGCGGCATCCGTGTTGAAGCGTTGCCGGGCCTTTCCTTTCCCCTCGTTGAATTGAAGGTTAGCGACAGCGAGGTGACACGCAATGTCGCCGGACGAGGAGGGGGCCTGGCGGCCGTGGGCGCCTCGGTGATGGTGAGCAACAGCGTCTTCAGGGACAATGAGGCCCTGGCTGGCTGCGGTCTTGCGGAAGGTTGTTCGGGGGGTGCTGTCAGCTTGCGGAATCCTGCGGGCAAGGTGAGCCAAATCAGCTCCAGCTCCTTCCTCGACAACCAGGCCGCCGAGGCGGGGGGCGCCTTCGCCCTCATCAATGCATCCTTGGACCTGAGGAACGCGACTATCCACGGCAATCACGCCGAGATTGGTGGCGGCGCCTTCGAGTTGATCGCCACAGTGACTCAGGTCATCTCTCTCAACCATTGCACCGTTGTCGACAACACATCGGCCGGAGGCGGGTTGGCTGAACGAGGGTTGCCCGACAACCAGTCCCGGGTCGAGTTCTCCAACTCGTTGTTCTTCGCCAACAGTCCGCGGGTCTGTCCCGGCCCGCGTCTGGTAACGCTGGGCGGCAATCTGATTTCGCCCCAATGCCAATCCAGCCATCCAGATGACGTGATGAGCGACCAGCCCCGGCTGGGCCCCCTGCAGAACAACGATTCGATTGAGGGTGCGGCTCTGACAATGGCCCTGATGCCCGGAAGCCCCGCCATCGATCAGGCCCAAAGCAGCTCTTGCTCTCGCCTCGACCAGCGTGGAGGGAGACGCGGGATTGACGGCGATCCGGACCGGAATACCTTGGGCGAGTGCGACATCGGCGCCTACGAAGCTCCCCCTTTTCAGCCGGCAACGTTCACACTTTCCCAGCCGGCCGCCTTTCAACTGGCCGATCCGGTGGCGGGCTACCGGATGGTGGGCAGTCCCCTGGCAGGCGTGGGTCCGGCTTCCTTCTTGAGCCGGTTGATTGGTCAAGAGCCGGGCCCCTCGACTTGGCTTCTCTTTCGATACGACACCGCCCAAGCCCGTTACCGTCCCTGGGCCGAAGACGATCCCTTCTTCGACTTCGATCCCGGCCGAGGTTTCTGGCTGATCGTGGGCGGAGGACTGCCATCGTCCAGCGTGGAGGGCATCGTCAACGATGCCTCGGGAGCACCTTATTTTCTCCCCCTGCAGCGCGACGCAGGCTGGCAGCAGATCTCCAGCCCCTTTCAGTTCGAACTCGAGTGGGGCTGCATCGCCCAGCGGCTGCCGCCAGGCGCCTCCTCCCAGTTGCTGGGCTTCGGACCCAGCGGACAAGCCCCAGAGGCCGTTGGACTGGAACCCGAAGCAAGCATGCGTCCCGCTCGGGGATACTGGTTCTTCTTGACTCAGGAGCACCTGGAAGCCCAACTGTTCCAGGGTGGCTTTGGCCCCAGCGACGGCGACCCCTTCATCGAGATCCCGCCTTTGTGCGGCATGCTTCCCGCTCAATCCCTGATGCCCAAAGGCAGGGTGGCGCGGCCGTCCGCACGCCCGCGGGGATGGCTTCTTCGCCTCTCGGCGGTCTCCGGCAGTTTGGCCGACGACCACAACATTCTGGGGGTCGATTCGGCCGCTGAGGATGGACTGGACCCCCTGGACCAGCGGGAGGCGCCCTCCATTCACGGTCTCACGCTCTACTTCCCGCAGCCGGAGTGGAGCGCTCAATGGCCGCGTTTCTCCGCCGACGTCCGCGGCCTTGAGAGAAGACCGTCCGGCTTCAGCGGGCGCCAATGGATGTTCGAGGTGCGGACGCCTCCATCAGCCCAAAGCGTAGAACTGAGCTGGAGCCTCAGCGGCCTGGCCCCGGAGCGGCTCCTGCTTTGGGACGAATTCGCCGGCCGCTGGAGCGACATGCTGGAACTCAACCGGTACAGTTTCGCCGCCGGCCCCCAAAATCCTCGCCGCTTCTGGGTCTTCCAGCCCGCGCCTGCCGCACCAAGGAGGTGA
- a CDS encoding FAD-binding oxidoreductase, with translation MHLDEAKLGQLRTSLQGELLTAGDPGYEGARRIWNARLDRRPAAIARCANATDVQSAVDWARKNGIPAAVRGGGHDFSGHSVCEGGLVIDLSHLTAVKVYPDRRVVSVGGGATWGAVDQATQAYGLATTGGTVSTVGVAGYALGGGTGHLTRRFGLGLDNLLSVEIVTADGKLRKADQDEHSDLFWAVRGGSGNFGVVTAFQFRLHEVGPEVLAGQTIYALEDAAQVLPSYSRFMAQAPDELQCYAFIVPIPPLDVFPEDLHGHPALDLVTVYSGPPSHGEEIIRPLRTVSKPILDDVGVRSYVEAQTMFDAGAAKGNRWYSKAHYLDGLSDEAIETALSHARDLHGEFTMVYFEPLGGAVARVDPSETSFSHRDAAYSFHVLTGWASPERDDANMAWTRDFHQAMAPHARGGVYVNLLSPDESERIPEAYGSSYPKLSRLKARFDPGNLFRFNHNVPPKRIT, from the coding sequence ATGCACCTTGACGAGGCAAAGCTCGGACAGCTTCGCACCTCGCTGCAGGGCGAGCTGCTCACTGCCGGGGATCCCGGATACGAAGGTGCCCGCCGTATCTGGAATGCCAGGCTCGACCGCCGCCCCGCGGCAATCGCCCGTTGCGCTAATGCTACCGATGTGCAGTCGGCAGTCGATTGGGCAAGGAAAAACGGCATCCCGGCAGCCGTCCGGGGCGGCGGACACGATTTCTCAGGCCATTCGGTCTGCGAGGGCGGATTGGTGATCGACCTCTCGCACCTGACCGCAGTCAAGGTGTATCCCGACCGGAGGGTGGTGTCGGTCGGGGGTGGCGCCACCTGGGGCGCCGTCGATCAGGCCACTCAGGCTTACGGCTTGGCGACAACCGGCGGAACCGTGTCGACGGTAGGGGTGGCCGGCTATGCCCTGGGCGGAGGCACGGGCCACTTGACCCGCCGTTTCGGGCTCGGACTCGACAACCTGCTCTCGGTCGAGATCGTCACCGCCGATGGGAAGCTCCGTAAGGCCGACCAAGATGAGCACTCTGACCTGTTCTGGGCTGTGCGAGGAGGAAGCGGCAATTTTGGAGTCGTCACGGCTTTCCAGTTCCGTCTTCATGAGGTAGGCCCAGAGGTGCTGGCCGGACAGACGATCTATGCGCTGGAGGACGCGGCCCAAGTTCTGCCCTCCTACAGTCGCTTCATGGCCCAGGCGCCTGACGAGCTCCAGTGCTATGCCTTCATCGTTCCCATCCCTCCCCTCGACGTCTTTCCAGAGGACCTCCATGGCCACCCGGCGCTCGACCTGGTGACGGTCTACAGCGGGCCGCCGTCCCATGGCGAGGAGATCATCAGACCGCTACGGACCGTGTCCAAGCCCATCCTCGACGATGTGGGTGTCCGCAGCTATGTGGAGGCTCAAACGATGTTCGACGCGGGAGCTGCCAAGGGCAACCGCTGGTATTCCAAGGCTCATTACCTGGACGGACTGTCGGACGAGGCTATCGAGACCGCACTCAGCCATGCGCGAGACCTGCACGGGGAGTTCACCATGGTCTACTTCGAGCCGCTGGGAGGTGCGGTGGCCCGGGTCGATCCTTCCGAGACCTCATTCTCTCACAGGGACGCCGCCTACTCTTTTCACGTCCTGACCGGATGGGCGTCTCCTGAGCGCGACGACGCGAACATGGCCTGGACGCGGGACTTTCATCAGGCCATGGCTCCACACGCCCGAGGCGGCGTCTACGTCAATCTGCTCAGCCCGGACGAATCCGAGCGCATTCCCGAAGCTTATGGAAGCAGCTACCCGAAGCTGTCGCGACTCAAGGCACGATTCGACCCCGGCAACCTCTTTCGATTCAACCACAACGTCCCGCCCAAGCGAATCACGTAG